TTATACCCAGCCAATAAACGATTTGCTGTATCTTCAGTTAATGAATCCTTTGAACGTATACCCCCTCCAAGTATAATAATGGCATTGGCATTTAATTTATCAGTAATTGTGTAATTTACCTCAAGAGGATATAAAAGTAAATCCTTTACAGGTTCAATAGATATTAAATATACAAATATAGCTGATGAAACTGCTAAAAAACGAACAAACTTCCTCTTCTTCTCCAGTAATGCCAATAAAAGAAATAGAACTATCAAAATTCCAGGCGGTAAAATCAAAGAAGTTAAAAATTTTTTAAGAAAAAACATAAAAATGAGTATAGCAAAGTTGCCTGTTTGATGTAAAATTGAGTTATAATAATTTTTCTGAAATCAATTTAGTGGTCTGAAAAATGGAAATAATAAGAATTCCAAGAATAATGAGAGAGATAACAAAAGATTTAAGAGCGAAGGGAAAATCTATAGGATTTGTTCCCACAATGGGCGCACTTCATGAAGGACATCTTTCACTGATAAAAAGAGCAAAACAGGAAAATGATACTACTGTAGTGAGCATTTTTGTTAATCCAACACAGTTTGCTCCAGGAGAAGACTATGAAAAATATCCGAGAGACATAGAATCAGACAAAGAAAAACTTCAAAAAATGGAGATTGATTATCTATTTTTACCTGATGTGGAATCTCTATATCCTCAGGGATACAGCACCTATGTCACAGTAGAAGGACTTAGTGATAAATTATGTGGAAAATTTAGACCAGGTCATTTTCGGGGAGTAGCTACAATAGTATGTAAACTTTTTAACATTGTGAGACCTTCCAGAGCATATTTTGGGCAGAAAGACTATCAACAATCACTGATAATTAAAAGAATGATTGATGATTTAAACTTTGATATTGAAATCATTGTATGTCCAACAATTAGAGAAAATGATGGTCTTGCAATGAGCTCAAGAAATCTGTACCTAAATGAAGAAGAGAGAAAAGCAGCTTCTGTTATATATAAAGCTTTGCAGGAAGGGGAAAAACTTTTAAAACAAGGAATAAATCCATCGGATGTAACACTTGAAATGTTAAAAATTCTTAAAAAGGAACCTCTTGTTAGAGAAATTCAGTATGCAGGTGTTTTTGATCCACTGACGCTTGAAGAAGTTAAGGAAAAACAAAAAAGATATTTACTTGCAATTGCTTTAAAAATAGGTGATACAAGACTAATTGATAACTTTATTGTAGAATTGAACTAATCTCTGAATGTTTCTCTAATCTTAATGAATTCGTCAATATTGTTGAAAAAAATCTCTATTAATTGAGGATCAAAGTGACTTCCTTTGCCTTTTTTCATAATCTCAAGGGTTTGTTCTACTGTAAAAGCAGGTCTGTAAACTCTGTCTGATGTCATTGCATCAAAGACATCACATACTGCAACAATTCTTGCATAAATGTGTATTTCTCGTTCTTTAAGCCCTTTCGGATATCCAGAACCATCCCATTTTTCATGATGCTGTTCTGCAATTATTTTTCCTGCATGAAGTGTAATAAATCTTGGATCAGAGGTTAAAATCTTTCCACCAATTACAGTATGAAGTTTCATTAATTCAAACTCTTCAGATGTCAAAGGTCCAGGCTTTTTTAGAATACTGTCTGGTATCCCGACTTTACCAACATCATGCAAAGGAGAGGCGTAGAATAAAATATTTTGTTCAAATTCCGACAAGCCTGCAAGCTGAGCAAGCAACTTAGAATAATGGCTTATTCTTCTGATGTGCTGACCTGTTTCTTCATCCCTGAATTCAGAAAGCATACCAAGTTTTACAACCATCTCATACTCTGCCTCTCTTGCAAGTTCCAGTGCCTCTCTGAGTTCCTTTGTTTTTTTCATTACCTCTTTTTGTAAAACTTCGTTTATATTTTTTATTAAATCTTGATACTTTTTTACCTGAAGATTGTTAAGTACCCGCAGTTTTAACTCTTCTGCATCAAAGGGTTTTGGAATGAAATCATTTGCTCCGTGCTTTAAAGCATTTTTTCTTTCTTTCTCGTCTCCTGAAAGAACTACAACAGGAATATGGGAAGTTGATTGATCAGACTTCAGAGCATCTAAAACTTCTATACCATCCATTCTTGGCATTCTTATATCAAGGACAATAACATCAGGAGTGTGATTTTTCAGGACTTCCATTGCCTCAAGCCCATCACTTGCTGTAAGAATCATGATATTTGGAGAGTCTATAAAAATCGCAGATATTAACTCCAGATTAACAGTTTCATCATCGACCACTAAAATTTTAGAAACTTCTTCAAACATGGTATGATATATTAACATAAATGACAGGATTAATACAGAGAGTAAAAAGGGCAAGTGTGGAAGTTGAAGGAAACATAGTGTCAGAAATTGGCAAAGGCATTGTTGTTTTTATTGGGATAGAAAAGGAAGATACAGAAAAAGATGCACAATATCTTGCAAATAAAACTGTTAATCTGAGAATTTTTGAAGACTCCCTCGGTAAAATGAATCTTTCAGTAAAGGACGCAGGTGGTGAAGTAATGGTTGTCTCAGAGTTCACACTGGCAGGAGATTGTAAAAAGGGTAACAGACCCTC
Above is a genomic segment from Thermodesulfovibrio aggregans containing:
- the panC gene encoding pantoate--beta-alanine ligase, whose amino-acid sequence is MEIIRIPRIMREITKDLRAKGKSIGFVPTMGALHEGHLSLIKRAKQENDTTVVSIFVNPTQFAPGEDYEKYPRDIESDKEKLQKMEIDYLFLPDVESLYPQGYSTYVTVEGLSDKLCGKFRPGHFRGVATIVCKLFNIVRPSRAYFGQKDYQQSLIIKRMIDDLNFDIEIIVCPTIRENDGLAMSSRNLYLNEEERKAASVIYKALQEGEKLLKQGINPSDVTLEMLKILKKEPLVREIQYAGVFDPLTLEEVKEKQKRYLLAIALKIGDTRLIDNFIVELN
- a CDS encoding HD domain-containing phosphohydrolase, which gives rise to MFEEVSKILVVDDETVNLELISAIFIDSPNIMILTASDGLEAMEVLKNHTPDVIVLDIRMPRMDGIEVLDALKSDQSTSHIPVVVLSGDEKERKNALKHGANDFIPKPFDAEELKLRVLNNLQVKKYQDLIKNINEVLQKEVMKKTKELREALELAREAEYEMVVKLGMLSEFRDEETGQHIRRISHYSKLLAQLAGLSEFEQNILFYASPLHDVGKVGIPDSILKKPGPLTSEEFELMKLHTVIGGKILTSDPRFITLHAGKIIAEQHHEKWDGSGYPKGLKEREIHIYARIVAVCDVFDAMTSDRVYRPAFTVEQTLEIMKKGKGSHFDPQLIEIFFNNIDEFIKIRETFRD
- the dtd gene encoding D-aminoacyl-tRNA deacylase gives rise to the protein MTGLIQRVKRASVEVEGNIVSEIGKGIVVFIGIEKEDTEKDAQYLANKTVNLRIFEDSLGKMNLSVKDAGGEVMVVSEFTLAGDCKKGNRPSFDRAMPPEEAEKLYRYFIEALKNTGISVKEGVFRSYMHVCLVNDGPVTFIINTR